One genomic region from Streptomyces sp. NBC_01431 encodes:
- the fdhF gene encoding formate dehydrogenase subunit alpha, with product MTGIEIQVDCAGVEVPEGSSLLAAVRAAGIELPSLCSDDRLSPAGSCRTCLVWADGRIAAACVTPAAPGVRVETATDDLRRLRRNAVELIVSALPPRALADDGPSELAQVCRSMDIGPEAARGAGGRGGDDSHPYVHLDRDLCIACGRCVRMCAEVQGTFALTLTGRGADTVVAPGTGGPWAESDCVACGGCVDTCPTGAIAEPGPGRGLTSASRRTAARTRTTCGYCGVGCALEVVTGDGGITAVLPARDGPVNQGHACVKGRFAHGYLTSAERLTRPLLRRDGRLEPASWDEALDHIARGLREAVAAGGADAVAAISSARATNEENYLVQKFMRVVIGTNNVDNCSRLCHSPSAAGLTASFGLSGGTDSFEGVERSDCLLVVGANPVEAHPVAGARLLRRVLRGAKLVVADPRAVGLALHADVHLRPRPGTNVALFHGLAHVLLGEGLVDEGFLRERATGLPELTGLLDDYPPHRVAEITGVPAADLIAAARLYGRARRPAIVYGLGVTEHLHGTDGVRALANLAILRGAVGTDHGHGVNPLRGQNNVQGASDMGALPDLLPGYGQVTDPAARSRAEAVWGVSVPERPGMRLPDVFAAARAGDLRALWIIGEDVCATDPDTNQVARALDTCPLVVCNELFLSETARHADIVLPVASWLEKDGTFVNFDRRFQRVRPAVPPPGEARSDFDAVHALAAVMGVDLGCATPAEALAECGRVAPVFAGLSHARLDREGAVPWPCPDPSRPGQAKLYEERFATPDGRAHLAAAPYLPPGEQPDDDYPLVLVTGRRWAHYNSGSMTRRSGNLALDPVDFLDLHPDDAARYDVQDGARVSVESRHGRARLVARISEQTAPGQVFCSFHFPASGVNRLTSGHADIVTSCPEYKVTAVRVAAP from the coding sequence ATGACCGGGATCGAGATCCAGGTGGATTGCGCGGGCGTCGAGGTGCCCGAGGGCAGTTCGCTGCTCGCGGCTGTCCGGGCGGCCGGGATCGAGCTGCCCTCACTCTGCTCCGATGACCGGCTCAGCCCCGCGGGCTCGTGCCGCACCTGCCTGGTATGGGCCGACGGGCGGATCGCCGCGGCATGCGTGACCCCGGCCGCTCCTGGCGTCCGCGTCGAAACCGCGACGGATGACCTTCGGCGGCTGCGCCGGAACGCGGTGGAGCTCATCGTCTCCGCCTTGCCGCCCCGCGCGCTCGCGGACGACGGTCCCAGCGAGCTGGCACAGGTCTGTCGGTCGATGGACATCGGACCGGAGGCGGCACGGGGCGCCGGAGGTCGCGGCGGAGACGACTCCCACCCGTACGTCCACCTGGACCGGGACCTGTGCATCGCCTGCGGCCGGTGCGTTCGCATGTGTGCCGAGGTGCAGGGCACTTTCGCTCTCACCCTGACCGGACGGGGCGCCGACACCGTGGTCGCCCCCGGCACCGGCGGGCCCTGGGCCGAGTCGGACTGCGTGGCCTGCGGCGGCTGCGTCGACACCTGCCCCACCGGCGCGATCGCAGAGCCGGGCCCAGGCCGCGGGCTCACCTCCGCGAGCCGCCGGACGGCAGCCCGGACGCGCACCACCTGCGGCTACTGCGGTGTCGGCTGCGCACTGGAGGTCGTCACCGGCGACGGCGGGATCACGGCGGTGCTGCCTGCCCGGGACGGCCCGGTCAACCAGGGGCACGCCTGTGTCAAGGGGCGCTTCGCCCACGGCTATCTCACCTCGGCCGAACGGCTCACCCGGCCGCTGCTGCGACGCGACGGCCGCCTGGAACCGGCGAGTTGGGACGAGGCGCTCGACCATATCGCCAGGGGGCTGCGGGAGGCCGTCGCGGCGGGCGGCGCGGACGCCGTGGCGGCGATCTCCTCGGCCCGCGCAACCAATGAGGAGAACTACCTCGTACAGAAGTTCATGCGGGTCGTCATCGGCACGAACAACGTCGACAACTGCTCCCGCCTCTGCCACTCCCCGTCCGCCGCCGGCCTGACCGCCTCCTTCGGGCTCTCCGGGGGCACCGACAGCTTTGAAGGCGTGGAGCGGTCCGACTGCCTGCTGGTGGTCGGGGCCAACCCTGTCGAGGCCCATCCGGTGGCCGGCGCGCGGCTGCTCCGGCGCGTGCTGCGAGGGGCCAAGCTGGTCGTCGCCGATCCCCGTGCCGTAGGTCTCGCCCTGCATGCCGACGTGCATCTGCGCCCCCGCCCCGGTACCAACGTCGCGCTCTTCCACGGGCTCGCCCACGTCCTGCTCGGCGAAGGACTGGTCGACGAGGGGTTTCTGCGGGAGCGGGCCACCGGCCTGCCGGAACTCACCGGACTGCTCGACGACTACCCGCCCCATCGGGTCGCGGAGATCACCGGGGTACCCGCCGCGGACCTGATCGCGGCCGCCCGGCTGTACGGCCGGGCCCGACGGCCCGCGATCGTCTACGGCTTGGGCGTCACCGAGCACCTGCATGGCACCGACGGGGTGCGGGCCCTGGCCAACCTGGCGATCCTGCGCGGCGCCGTGGGCACCGACCACGGCCACGGGGTCAACCCGCTGCGCGGCCAGAACAACGTCCAAGGTGCCTCCGACATGGGCGCGCTGCCCGACCTCCTGCCCGGCTACGGACAGGTGACCGACCCTGCCGCGCGATCCCGGGCCGAAGCCGTGTGGGGCGTATCGGTGCCGGAGCGCCCCGGTATGCGGCTCCCGGACGTGTTCGCCGCCGCGCGGGCCGGGGACCTGCGGGCGCTGTGGATCATCGGCGAGGACGTCTGCGCCACGGATCCCGACACGAACCAGGTTGCCCGCGCCCTGGACACGTGCCCGCTCGTGGTGTGCAACGAACTGTTCCTGTCCGAGACCGCCCGCCACGCTGACATCGTGCTGCCGGTCGCGTCCTGGCTGGAGAAGGACGGCACGTTCGTCAACTTCGACCGCCGCTTCCAGCGGGTCCGGCCCGCAGTACCCCCACCGGGTGAGGCGCGCAGCGACTTCGATGCCGTACATGCCCTCGCCGCGGTCATGGGAGTCGACCTAGGCTGCGCTACTCCGGCCGAGGCCCTGGCCGAGTGCGGAAGGGTCGCACCCGTCTTCGCCGGTCTCTCCCACGCCCGGCTGGACCGGGAGGGAGCGGTGCCATGGCCCTGCCCGGACCCCAGCCGCCCCGGCCAGGCCAAGCTGTACGAGGAACGGTTCGCCACGCCCGACGGGCGGGCCCACCTTGCTGCGGCCCCCTACCTCCCCCCGGGTGAACAGCCCGACGACGACTATCCGCTGGTCCTGGTCACCGGGCGCCGCTGGGCGCACTACAACTCCGGCAGCATGACCCGGCGTAGCGGCAACCTCGCCCTCGATCCGGTCGACTTCCTCGACCTCCACCCCGACGACGCCGCCCGTTACGACGTGCAGGACGGCGCGCGAGTCAGCGTGGAGAGCCGGCACGGCCGGGCCCGGCTCGTCGCCCGGATCAGCGAGCAGACAGCCCCCGGTCAGGTCTTCTGCTCCTTCCACTTCCCCGCGAGCGGGGTGAACCGCCTCACCTCCGGTCACGCGGACATTGTCACGTCCTGCCCCGAATACAAGGTCACGGCGGTACGCGTGGCCGCGCCGTAA
- a CDS encoding MFS transporter: MSALTKAPGRRLPLVLRNRAFGTVWLGQVLTQAGTRMFQVGASWWLIGYAASGDGGLAAGLLMAVSTLPAVALAPLVARAIARCSHRALLRAAAAGAGTAAAALSVWAAASDLPVVAVYAAALALATCQAFFDPCLTTSVPQLVDDEDIEAATGFELSTQSLASLGGALLGALVVDAAQVAGLAAGCAVAYGTAAVLITTVRFRAPSDGTAPCADPAEPAPRRTLRQILGALPYVRAILLCFTAANLFTTAVFVVMPLYTATVLHGDGATVSLLEASLGLGTLIGSFTGARVPGRPPVVGSACLGAMAVALAVPGLIAARPVIAGALLVTGWCVGVIGVRFVALFQRLVPASDKPAFFAVMQAVLGATFPVASLLFGLLGDHLSARTLCLIQAAGLVPAALALLLLPGRSGTADAPAPEPADEAAAHPAPVSAPEPDDETAAHPAPVSAPEPAGETVARPAPVSAPAPADGGTR; the protein is encoded by the coding sequence ATGAGCGCCCTCACCAAGGCCCCGGGCCGCCGGCTCCCGCTCGTCCTGCGCAACCGCGCCTTCGGGACGGTATGGCTGGGCCAGGTGCTCACCCAGGCCGGGACGCGGATGTTCCAGGTGGGCGCCTCCTGGTGGCTCATCGGCTACGCGGCCTCCGGCGACGGCGGTCTCGCGGCCGGGTTGCTCATGGCCGTCAGCACCCTGCCCGCCGTGGCCCTGGCCCCGCTCGTCGCCCGTGCCATCGCCCGCTGCTCCCACCGCGCGCTGCTGCGTGCCGCGGCCGCGGGCGCGGGAACGGCCGCCGCGGCACTCAGCGTCTGGGCCGCCGCGAGCGACCTGCCGGTCGTCGCGGTCTATGCGGCTGCCCTGGCCCTGGCGACCTGCCAGGCCTTCTTCGACCCGTGCCTGACCACCTCCGTGCCCCAACTCGTGGACGACGAGGACATCGAAGCGGCCACCGGCTTCGAACTGTCCACCCAGTCGCTCGCGAGCCTGGGCGGAGCCCTGCTCGGCGCCCTCGTCGTGGACGCGGCCCAAGTGGCCGGCCTCGCAGCGGGCTGCGCCGTCGCCTACGGCACGGCCGCGGTGCTCATCACGACCGTCCGCTTCCGAGCCCCGTCCGACGGCACCGCGCCCTGCGCCGACCCGGCCGAGCCCGCCCCGCGGCGGACGCTCCGTCAGATCCTGGGCGCGCTGCCGTACGTCCGTGCCATCCTGCTCTGCTTCACCGCGGCGAACCTCTTCACCACCGCCGTCTTCGTCGTCATGCCGCTGTACACGGCCACCGTCCTGCACGGCGACGGCGCCACCGTGTCCCTCCTGGAGGCGTCCCTCGGCCTGGGCACGCTCATCGGCTCCTTCACGGGCGCCCGGGTACCCGGCCGTCCCCCGGTGGTCGGCTCCGCCTGCCTCGGCGCGATGGCCGTCGCCCTCGCCGTACCCGGTCTGATCGCCGCCCGGCCCGTCATCGCCGGCGCCCTCCTGGTGACGGGCTGGTGCGTCGGAGTGATCGGCGTCCGCTTCGTGGCCCTGTTCCAGCGCCTGGTCCCGGCCTCCGACAAGCCCGCCTTCTTCGCCGTCATGCAGGCCGTGCTGGGAGCGACGTTCCCGGTCGCATCCCTGCTGTTCGGGCTGCTGGGCGACCATCTCTCCGCCCGGACGCTGTGCCTGATCCAGGCGGCCGGCCTGGTGCCCGCCGCCCTCGCCCTGCTTCTGCTACCCGGGCGTTCCGGTACGGCGGACGCACCCGCCCCCGAGCCCGCCGACGAAGCCGCGGCGCACCCGGCGCCGGTTTCCGCACCTGAGCCCGACGACGAAACCGCAGCGCATCCGGCGCCGGTTTCCGCACCCGAGCCCGCCGGCGAAACCGTGGCGCGCCCGGCGCCGGTTTCCGCCCCCGCGCCCGCCGACGGAGGCACCCGATGA
- a CDS encoding NAD(P)H-dependent oxidoreductase subunit E, with protein MCAVGRADRFDAFRALADRRGRPGDRLMESLAEARAGTADSPETWAPAVAADIGLPAAAALGPASYYADLAAPHGRRHVRVCTATACFAAQAGRHLADAEHELGVTAGTTSPDRETSVQVVRCVGYCYAAPAALDGDTPCTGPTLADQLAGREPARAPEIPAADDTGDPVLLGGVMAGEAAWQVWPTTVAEGTPDEVLREVAASGLRGRGGAGFGVAAKWEAAGRAPDTVLVVNGDEGDPGSYADRLLMEADPERVLEGLALACFACGAHRGVVLVRSEYPRALARIREAVRRAYADGHFGPSVHGTGRALDVAVAEGAGSYVAGEETALIAGLEGDRGCARPRPPYPTRHGLWDAPTVVNNVETLAAVPWIVSRGGGAYARRGARGETGTKLVCLSERFARPGVYEVELGAPLRRIVTELGGGLKDGCELTVLQVGGPLGGFLAPDALDVPLTTEDLAARGAALGHAGLVAFDRHVTPEEVLRHIWQFAAAESCGACSPCRVGSRRGLELASVGTPPGPEWGSLARVLAEASLCAFGRRIPPAVYSLARAYGDRLGGWAP; from the coding sequence ATGTGTGCCGTGGGACGTGCGGATCGTTTCGATGCGTTTCGAGCCCTGGCCGACCGGCGTGGGCGGCCGGGAGACCGGCTGATGGAGTCGCTGGCCGAGGCCAGGGCGGGAACGGCGGACAGCCCGGAGACCTGGGCTCCGGCCGTCGCCGCGGATATCGGTCTTCCCGCGGCCGCCGCGCTCGGACCGGCCAGTTACTACGCGGACCTCGCCGCCCCGCACGGCCGCCGTCACGTCCGGGTCTGCACGGCGACCGCGTGCTTCGCCGCACAGGCTGGACGGCATCTCGCCGATGCGGAGCACGAGTTGGGGGTCACCGCGGGCACGACGTCGCCCGACCGAGAGACGTCTGTGCAGGTTGTCCGCTGTGTGGGGTACTGCTACGCGGCTCCTGCGGCGCTCGACGGTGACACGCCCTGCACCGGACCGACGCTGGCCGATCAGCTCGCGGGGCGCGAGCCTGCTCGGGCGCCGGAGATCCCGGCGGCCGACGACACCGGTGACCCCGTTCTGCTGGGCGGTGTGATGGCCGGTGAGGCCGCGTGGCAGGTGTGGCCGACGACGGTGGCAGAAGGAACTCCTGACGAGGTCCTGCGGGAAGTGGCCGCGTCCGGGCTGCGAGGACGCGGCGGCGCGGGGTTCGGTGTGGCCGCGAAGTGGGAGGCGGCCGGCCGGGCACCCGACACCGTGCTGGTGGTCAACGGAGACGAGGGAGATCCCGGCTCCTATGCCGATCGGCTGCTGATGGAGGCAGACCCTGAGCGGGTGCTGGAGGGCTTGGCGCTGGCCTGCTTCGCATGCGGGGCGCACCGGGGCGTGGTGCTCGTACGCTCGGAGTATCCGCGCGCTCTGGCGCGGATACGGGAGGCGGTCAGGCGGGCGTACGCCGATGGGCACTTCGGCCCGTCCGTTCACGGGACGGGGCGGGCCCTGGACGTGGCAGTGGCAGAGGGTGCCGGATCGTACGTCGCGGGTGAGGAGACCGCCCTGATCGCCGGCCTGGAAGGCGATCGGGGCTGTGCCCGGCCGCGCCCGCCCTACCCGACCCGGCACGGGTTGTGGGATGCGCCGACCGTGGTGAACAACGTCGAGACATTGGCAGCCGTGCCCTGGATCGTCTCCCGTGGCGGCGGCGCGTACGCCCGGCGCGGGGCTCGGGGCGAGACCGGCACGAAGCTGGTCTGCCTGTCGGAGCGGTTCGCCAGGCCAGGGGTGTACGAGGTCGAGCTGGGCGCCCCGCTGAGGCGGATCGTCACCGAACTGGGCGGGGGTCTCAAGGACGGTTGCGAGCTGACCGTTCTCCAGGTCGGCGGACCGCTGGGCGGTTTCCTCGCCCCCGACGCGTTGGACGTGCCGCTGACCACCGAAGACCTTGCGGCGCGCGGCGCCGCCCTCGGCCACGCCGGACTGGTCGCCTTCGACCGCCATGTGACACCTGAGGAAGTACTGCGACACATCTGGCAGTTCGCCGCCGCCGAGAGCTGCGGTGCCTGCTCTCCGTGCCGGGTGGGCTCGCGCCGGGGCCTGGAACTGGCGTCCGTCGGCACTCCACCCGGTCCTGAGTGGGGTTCGCTGGCGCGCGTTCTGGCTGAGGCGAGTCTGTGCGCCTTCGGACGACGGATCCCGCCCGCCGTGTACAGCCTCGCCCGCGCCTACGGTGACCGACTGGGGGGATGGGCCCCATGA
- a CDS encoding CBS domain-containing protein: MQHRTVADLMTRQVVRARRDTPFKDIVKLLADNDVTAVPVVDDLDRPMGLVSEADLLRKCADQADPSGRTPIPHLEAWERAKAEGARAEELMSAPAVCARPEWTVVEAARLMEVHNVKRLPVVDETDTLRGIVSRGDLLRIFLRRDDAIRDEITRDMLERTLGLALSEVTAEVRAGQVTLSGSVEYKSLIPIIERLCQSVDGVVSVSAHITYRTDDARRSPTGT; encoded by the coding sequence ATGCAGCACCGAACGGTCGCAGACCTCATGACCAGGCAGGTCGTCCGGGCGCGGCGCGACACGCCGTTCAAGGACATCGTCAAGCTCTTGGCGGACAACGACGTCACCGCCGTACCCGTGGTGGACGACCTGGACCGCCCGATGGGCTTGGTCTCGGAGGCCGATCTGCTGCGCAAGTGCGCAGACCAGGCCGACCCGTCCGGCCGGACACCGATTCCCCATCTGGAGGCGTGGGAGCGGGCCAAGGCCGAGGGCGCCAGGGCCGAGGAGTTGATGTCGGCTCCCGCGGTCTGCGCACGCCCGGAGTGGACCGTGGTCGAGGCGGCACGTCTGATGGAGGTCCACAACGTCAAGCGGCTGCCGGTCGTGGACGAGACGGACACACTACGTGGCATCGTCAGCCGTGGTGACCTGCTGCGGATTTTCCTGCGCAGGGACGACGCCATCCGCGACGAGATCACCCGAGACATGCTGGAGCGGACGTTGGGCCTCGCTCTCTCAGAGGTGACGGCCGAGGTACGCGCGGGGCAGGTCACCCTCAGCGGGTCCGTCGAGTACAAGAGCCTGATCCCCATCATCGAGCGGCTGTGCCAGAGCGTCGACGGCGTGGTCTCCGTCTCCGCACACATCACGTACCGGACCGACGACGCCCGGCGTTCCCCCACCGGCACCTGA
- a CDS encoding SMI1/KNR4 family protein: MRQITAPFSREENGGGGEWADINAARHFLTSAPPWREPAANAPEASTPPNRGPPSGPRRGSARLGVSGRRAWISARLWVPGDGPGSPPVRTGRYRPGMTHEFDLLRTLSTGIADRTGAWDFIRGFAAHWATPLGEGDGWGEAELVAVEERLGVRLPLALREAYQLFGRRRDLSSNHDVLLDPAQLYVDPAREALVFRHENQGAASWGIRLADLDQDDPAVVIRADLADKSAEKWESRLDRLSLTCVEIVLSESLHAPEGLCDFLSDLGQDGIDVLEQGCTRLPFPACPVGEEEPGVRWFLGTDVLLRNDDDEVLLVRARTESALERVRELIPGDWLNDYWQADSPAARSCEQ; the protein is encoded by the coding sequence ATGAGGCAAATCACGGCGCCGTTCTCACGGGAGGAGAACGGCGGCGGGGGTGAATGGGCCGATATCAACGCGGCGCGGCACTTCCTCACGTCCGCGCCGCCATGGCGTGAACCAGCCGCCAACGCCCCCGAGGCATCGACCCCTCCCAACCGCGGGCCGCCGAGCGGGCCGAGGCGCGGCTCTGCCCGGCTCGGGGTATCGGGTCGACGGGCCTGGATCTCCGCCCGGCTCTGGGTGCCGGGCGACGGGCCTGGGTCTCCGCCCGTCCGGACGGGTCGCTATCGTCCCGGCATGACACACGAGTTCGACCTGCTCCGGACCCTCTCAACTGGCATTGCGGACCGAACGGGCGCCTGGGATTTCATCCGTGGTTTCGCGGCGCACTGGGCGACTCCGCTGGGCGAGGGGGACGGCTGGGGCGAGGCCGAACTGGTTGCCGTCGAGGAGCGGCTGGGCGTTCGACTACCGCTTGCACTCCGCGAGGCGTACCAGTTGTTCGGCCGGCGCCGGGACCTCAGCAGCAATCACGATGTCCTGCTCGACCCGGCCCAGTTGTACGTGGATCCCGCGCGGGAGGCACTGGTCTTCCGGCATGAGAACCAGGGCGCCGCTTCCTGGGGCATCCGGCTCGCCGATCTCGACCAGGACGATCCCGCCGTCGTCATCCGGGCGGATCTGGCGGACAAGAGTGCCGAGAAGTGGGAGAGCCGGCTGGACCGGCTCTCGCTGACCTGCGTGGAAATCGTCCTCTCGGAATCCCTGCATGCTCCCGAGGGACTCTGCGACTTCCTGAGCGATCTCGGCCAAGACGGCATCGACGTGCTGGAGCAGGGTTGCACTCGCTTGCCGTTTCCGGCCTGTCCGGTCGGCGAGGAGGAGCCCGGTGTCCGCTGGTTCCTGGGAACCGATGTCCTGCTGCGGAACGACGATGACGAGGTGCTGCTCGTCCGCGCGCGCACCGAAAGCGCCCTGGAGCGTGTACGTGAACTGATCCCTGGTGACTGGCTCAACGACTATTGGCAGGCCGACAGCCCGGCCGCCCGATCCTGCGAACAGTAA
- a CDS encoding universal stress protein, translating into MELPLVVGVDGSDSSLDAVDWAVDEAARHGLPLRLVYASLWERYEGGRPSFSAARPAEEVMAEHITASCAERARLRNPAVAVSAEVLPEDAVSALLREGHEAAALVTGSRGRGQLAGMLLGSVGLTVAARAVCPVIVVRGGEHNQQGAFGRVVVGVGDIAESMGAVRFACREAKARGCAMDAVRAWRCPAHEHVDHPLIADDASQVHEERASTLLADALREPVRDHPGVVVRQRPVEGPAHRVLVDASADADLVVVGALRRPGHFGLQLGRIAHALLHHSQCPVAVIPQRT; encoded by the coding sequence ATGGAACTCCCGCTGGTCGTGGGTGTCGACGGATCGGATTCCAGTCTGGACGCGGTGGACTGGGCGGTGGACGAGGCAGCACGGCACGGGCTGCCACTGCGGCTGGTCTACGCGTCGTTGTGGGAGCGTTACGAGGGCGGGCGTCCGTCCTTCAGCGCCGCTCGACCCGCCGAAGAGGTCATGGCCGAGCACATCACGGCGTCCTGCGCGGAACGCGCCCGGCTTCGCAACCCAGCGGTGGCGGTCTCGGCCGAGGTGCTACCCGAAGATGCGGTGTCCGCGCTGCTGCGGGAGGGACATGAGGCCGCCGCCCTGGTGACGGGCTCCCGGGGCCGGGGTCAGCTCGCCGGGATGCTGCTGGGGTCGGTGGGTCTCACCGTGGCGGCCCGCGCCGTGTGCCCCGTCATCGTGGTGCGTGGCGGGGAACACAACCAGCAGGGCGCCTTCGGACGAGTGGTGGTGGGGGTCGGCGACATCGCCGAGAGCATGGGCGCCGTACGGTTCGCCTGCCGCGAGGCCAAGGCGCGCGGCTGCGCGATGGATGCCGTGCGGGCCTGGCGCTGCCCGGCCCATGAGCATGTGGACCACCCGCTGATCGCGGATGACGCGTCGCAGGTTCATGAGGAACGGGCCTCGACGCTCCTCGCCGACGCGCTGCGCGAGCCCGTACGAGATCATCCTGGCGTCGTTGTCCGCCAACGGCCCGTCGAAGGCCCCGCCCACAGGGTGCTTGTGGACGCATCGGCCGATGCCGACCTGGTGGTCGTCGGCGCCTTGAGGCGGCCCGGCCACTTCGGACTGCAGCTCGGCAGGATCGCCCACGCCCTGCTGCATCACTCCCAGTGCCCGGTCGCGGTCATCCCGCAGCGAACCTGA
- a CDS encoding DUF1918 domain-containing protein, whose amino-acid sequence MRAHLGDQLVIESVTTGAAKRDGEIVGLRHPDGTPPYEVRWSDTDEVTLVFPGPDAHIRHTEHASGTAHESSRQGTDEANATSDATPPGGAANPGDIGRRVYAERTRQGLTREETARRARMAPNYLAYLEERPADPSLATLISLAATLGTSTAALRGAGIDLPPGQGQALAHPQLRDLSDDECRALLSTHGVGRIAVSTPDGPAVVPVNYDVIDDAIAFRTAPESVPAAAVEGEVAFEVDHVDEAMSQGWSVLAVGPAQVVTEPAMVQRLVEQAHTEPWAGGDREMWVSIQPTRLTGRRIGPADR is encoded by the coding sequence ATGCGAGCTCACCTCGGCGATCAACTCGTCATCGAAAGCGTGACGACCGGCGCTGCCAAGCGCGACGGCGAAATCGTGGGACTCCGCCATCCGGATGGCACACCGCCCTACGAGGTGCGGTGGTCGGACACGGACGAGGTGACTCTCGTCTTCCCCGGACCCGACGCGCATATCCGTCACACCGAGCACGCGTCCGGGACAGCCCACGAGTCTTCCCGGCAGGGCACGGACGAGGCGAACGCCACGTCCGACGCGACCCCGCCCGGTGGGGCCGCCAACCCTGGTGACATCGGCCGCCGCGTGTACGCCGAACGCACACGACAGGGCCTGACCCGCGAGGAAACGGCCCGCCGCGCCCGAATGGCGCCGAATTACCTGGCGTACCTGGAGGAACGGCCGGCCGACCCGAGTCTGGCGACGCTCATCAGTCTGGCCGCGACACTGGGAACCAGCACGGCGGCCCTGCGGGGGGCCGGTATCGATCTGCCACCCGGTCAGGGCCAGGCGCTTGCGCACCCCCAGCTGCGGGACCTCTCGGACGACGAATGCCGTGCCCTGCTCTCCACGCACGGTGTGGGGCGCATCGCGGTTTCGACACCCGACGGCCCGGCCGTCGTCCCGGTGAACTACGACGTCATCGACGACGCGATCGCCTTCCGGACCGCGCCGGAGTCGGTGCCCGCGGCGGCCGTGGAAGGGGAGGTCGCCTTCGAGGTCGACCACGTGGACGAGGCGATGAGCCAGGGCTGGAGCGTGCTCGCCGTCGGCCCTGCGCAGGTTGTCACTGAGCCCGCCATGGTGCAGCGGCTGGTCGAGCAGGCGCACACCGAGCCGTGGGCCGGAGGCGACCGCGAGATGTGGGTGTCGATTCAGCCCACGCGCCTGACGGGCCGTCGCATCGGCCCGGCCGATCGGTAG
- a CDS encoding phenylacetate--CoA ligase family protein: MPVQRISDLVRFARDCSPFYADLYADLPPEVNRLPDLPVVDQNAFWAANTLHDNRVLTAPLAEAVVFKTGGTTGTPRFSCYTREEWREFVTAFGAGLVDAGLRPGHRVADLFYAGELYASFLFVLDSLAHAPVANVRLPIGGGAPLESTVSALQDFGAHVVAGTPTTLCRLAEHLTSTGRQLPQVELLFFGGEALFCDQRRLLAGAFPNAVPRSLGYASVDGGLLGRPVAGPDTRTHRPFAPHTVVEILDETTGEPIREAGRPGRVVVTQLFRSLMPVIRYPAGDRAEWTDTEGGAFRILGRAEEGVRVGPVSLYWDDAMSAVAEADTDGIVTGTQLVVRRWAGRDGLILRLATAPGHDPGALDVLAKAVVSGLNTARPLYPDSVATGFVHPLGVEWTRHRDLVVNSRSGKLVRVLDERPTA, encoded by the coding sequence ATGCCCGTCCAGCGGATTTCAGACCTCGTGCGTTTCGCCCGAGACTGCTCCCCTTTCTACGCCGACCTCTACGCCGACCTGCCGCCCGAGGTGAACAGGCTCCCCGATCTGCCCGTGGTGGATCAGAACGCGTTCTGGGCCGCCAATACCCTGCACGACAACCGCGTCCTGACCGCCCCCTTGGCGGAGGCCGTCGTGTTCAAGACGGGCGGCACCACCGGCACGCCGCGCTTCTCGTGCTACACCCGCGAGGAGTGGCGCGAGTTCGTCACGGCGTTCGGCGCCGGCCTTGTCGACGCGGGCCTGCGGCCCGGTCACCGGGTGGCCGATCTGTTCTACGCCGGTGAGCTGTACGCGAGCTTCCTGTTCGTCCTGGACTCGCTCGCACACGCTCCCGTGGCCAACGTACGCCTGCCCATCGGCGGCGGAGCCCCCCTGGAGTCGACCGTCTCGGCCCTCCAGGACTTCGGCGCCCACGTCGTCGCCGGTACGCCGACCACCCTGTGCCGGCTCGCCGAGCACCTGACGTCGACCGGCCGCCAACTCCCGCAGGTCGAGCTGCTGTTCTTCGGTGGCGAGGCGCTCTTCTGCGACCAGCGTCGCCTTCTCGCGGGCGCCTTCCCCAACGCCGTACCGCGTTCGCTCGGCTACGCCAGCGTCGACGGCGGCCTGCTCGGCAGGCCCGTCGCAGGGCCCGACACACGCACGCACCGGCCGTTCGCCCCGCACACCGTCGTGGAGATCCTCGACGAGACGACCGGCGAACCGATTCGCGAGGCGGGCCGCCCCGGACGGGTCGTCGTCACCCAGCTCTTCCGCAGCCTCATGCCCGTCATCCGCTACCCGGCCGGTGACCGCGCCGAGTGGACGGACACCGAAGGCGGGGCGTTCCGCATCCTGGGCCGCGCCGAGGAAGGCGTACGCGTCGGGCCCGTCTCGCTGTACTGGGACGACGCCATGAGCGCTGTCGCCGAAGCCGATACCGACGGCATCGTCACCGGCACGCAACTCGTCGTACGCCGCTGGGCGGGTCGCGACGGCCTCATATTGCGTCTTGCCACCGCCCCCGGGCACGACCCGGGCGCATTGGACGTCCTGGCCAAGGCGGTCGTCAGCGGACTGAACACGGCCCGGCCGCTCTACCCCGACAGCGTCGCGACGGGGTTCGTCCACCCTCTCGGCGTCGAGTGGACCCGCCACCGCGACCTCGTCGTCAACTCCCGCTCCGGCAAGCTCGTCCGCGTCCTCGACGAGAGGCCGACCGCATGA